In the Flavisolibacter tropicus genome, one interval contains:
- a CDS encoding fatty acid desaturase family protein has product MTHQELLRKVEWKDLKNLSVKEMLIENNLTIPWFLLSITLAYYKYYIAALPFSAFFFLTGLRQVHNGFHNSLGTNKFLTWLSLYINSILMMVSIHAVKFNHIRHHKYCLSEEDYEGKSAGMTWYGAILYGPVHMFLIHKITLQLGNKTYKRNVFLELTSIAAFAFLAIYFQIQFLIYHIIVMIIGELLMAFFAVWTVHHDTHEHPELARTQRTGWKNKLTFSMFYHLEHHLFPAVPTIKLPELAKRIDQVLPDIEKKKTF; this is encoded by the coding sequence ATGACCCATCAAGAGCTACTCCGGAAAGTTGAATGGAAAGATCTCAAAAACCTATCGGTAAAAGAGATGCTCATTGAAAACAATCTCACTATTCCCTGGTTTTTACTCTCTATTACTTTAGCCTACTATAAGTACTATATTGCCGCTTTGCCTTTCTCCGCCTTTTTCTTTCTTACCGGCCTCCGGCAAGTACACAATGGCTTTCATAATTCTTTAGGTACAAACAAATTCCTTACCTGGTTGTCACTTTATATTAACAGCATCCTGATGATGGTGTCTATTCATGCAGTTAAATTCAATCACATCCGGCACCATAAGTATTGCCTAAGTGAAGAAGACTATGAAGGAAAATCGGCTGGCATGACATGGTACGGAGCTATTTTATATGGGCCAGTTCATATGTTCTTGATTCATAAAATCACCCTGCAGCTGGGCAATAAGACATATAAGCGAAATGTATTTCTGGAACTGACGTCTATTGCAGCTTTTGCTTTCCTGGCCATTTATTTTCAGATTCAATTTCTGATCTATCACATTATTGTAATGATTATTGGCGAACTCCTGATGGCTTTCTTCGCTGTATGGACTGTGCACCATGATACACACGAACATCCCGAGTTGGCCAGAACTCAACGTACAGGATGGAAGAACAAACTTACGTTCAGTATGTTCTATCATCTTGAACACCATCTCTTTCCTGCAGTACCCACCATAAAGCTTCCCGAACTTGCCAAACGTATTGATCAAGTGTTACCTGATATAGAGAAAAAGAAAACATTTTGA
- a CDS encoding YybH family protein, with amino-acid sequence MKKALFALLILFSIKSMAQSSEETAIRQLLERQTTSWNRGDVEGFMQTYWQSDSLMFIGKSGVTRGWQQTLNNYKKGYPDTAAMGKLTFDIIQIKPLSPEYYFVVGKWMLKRSIGDISGHYTLLMRRIKGEWKIVADHSS; translated from the coding sequence ATGAAAAAAGCCCTTTTTGCTCTTCTGATCCTGTTTTCGATCAAATCTATGGCCCAGTCATCGGAAGAAACGGCCATCCGACAGCTGCTGGAGCGCCAAACCACCTCCTGGAACCGTGGCGATGTGGAAGGCTTTATGCAAACCTACTGGCAAAGCGACTCGCTAATGTTCATTGGTAAAAGTGGGGTAACGCGGGGTTGGCAGCAAACCCTCAACAATTATAAGAAAGGCTATCCTGATACAGCTGCTATGGGCAAGCTGACTTTTGATATCATCCAGATCAAACCACTTTCCCCCGAATATTATTTTGTAGTAGGCAAGTGGATGCTCAAACGCTCCATCGGCGATATCAGCGGCCACTACACCCTTCTCATGCGCCGCATCAAAGGCGAATGGAAGATTGTGGCAGATCATAGCAGCTAG
- a CDS encoding OB-fold protein, whose protein sequence is MKYLLVTVLALISHNLFAQTYTAKQLYDEYNQNSYNFENKYFNKTLTIKGKIRSISVGTKGWNQYHNVYITATGYENFIVCQFPVEDTVTLGQLKAGETVMVTGDYNQKNRDAIFLRNSRFIKTKEPAKPTKAAPAQLPLGTYHVYQSNGASFNFQYKLILNSYSSYTINNKKGTCSCDSKKKVIRFISGALKGFAGIYRPTNPENEKDPPAIVIDFNGSVPDLAKQVGKMYLYAYLQP, encoded by the coding sequence ATGAAGTATCTGTTGGTAACTGTTTTGGCATTAATAAGTCACAACCTTTTTGCGCAAACGTATACAGCCAAGCAGCTCTATGACGAGTACAATCAAAACAGCTACAACTTTGAAAATAAGTATTTCAACAAAACACTAACCATTAAAGGAAAGATCAGGAGCATCAGTGTCGGTACTAAGGGGTGGAACCAGTACCACAATGTTTATATTACCGCCACAGGTTATGAGAATTTTATCGTTTGTCAGTTCCCTGTTGAAGATACGGTGACGCTAGGACAGCTAAAAGCCGGTGAAACCGTTATGGTTACGGGAGATTATAATCAAAAAAATCGCGACGCGATCTTTTTAAGAAACAGCCGCTTTATAAAAACTAAAGAGCCTGCTAAACCAACGAAGGCGGCACCAGCTCAACTGCCTTTGGGAACTTACCATGTTTATCAAAGCAATGGCGCATCGTTCAACTTTCAGTATAAGCTTATTCTAAATAGTTATTCTTCCTATACCATTAATAACAAAAAAGGCACATGCTCCTGTGATAGTAAAAAGAAAGTCATCCGCTTTATATCAGGCGCACTTAAAGGTTTTGCAGGTATATACCGTCCAACAAATCCGGAGAATGAAAAAGATCCACCAGCCATAGTGATTGATTTTAATGGTAGTGTACCAGACCTGGCCAAGCAGGTGGGGAAGATGTATTTATATGCGTATTTACAGCCGTAA
- a CDS encoding SCO family protein codes for MSTKRLFYIAFFAVLVIGFYLAMGQLIPGFTTQVIKPLGTIRPFTFYNQNGQAVTEKAMAGKVTAVEYFFTTCRGICPRMNNNMRKVYDTYKGEKDFLILSHTCDPLNDNPDQLKRYADSMKVDTNKWVFLTGRKDSLYNMARHVYKIDDPKNNVGSIDDDFLHTQFIALVNKKGDVMKVYDALKESEIKELKDDIARYLKQ; via the coding sequence ATGTCTACAAAGCGTCTGTTTTACATTGCCTTCTTTGCCGTATTAGTAATAGGGTTTTATTTGGCTATGGGCCAGCTGATACCCGGGTTTACCACCCAGGTGATCAAACCATTAGGCACAATACGTCCGTTTACCTTTTACAACCAAAACGGGCAAGCTGTAACAGAAAAGGCAATGGCCGGCAAGGTAACGGCCGTGGAATACTTCTTCACTACCTGCCGCGGTATTTGCCCGCGAATGAACAACAATATGCGTAAGGTGTATGACACATATAAGGGTGAAAAAGACTTCTTGATCCTGTCACATACCTGCGACCCGCTAAACGACAACCCCGACCAGCTTAAGCGCTATGCTGATTCCATGAAGGTGGATACCAACAAATGGGTGTTTTTAACCGGAAGAAAGGACAGCTTATACAATATGGCCCGCCATGTGTATAAAATTGATGATCCTAAAAACAACGTTGGTAGTATTGATGATGATTTTTTACACACACAATTCATAGCTTTAGTCAACAAGAAGGGTGATGTGATGAAGGTCTATGATGCCTTAAAGGAGAGTGAGATCAAGGAATTGAAAGATGACATTGCCCGGTATTTAAAGCAGTAA
- a CDS encoding HAD family hydrolase — protein MDHIKVIAFDADDTLWINEPYFRETELAFGQLLEEFLPAHTIARELLQTEVKNLPLYGYGIRGFTLSMIETALNVSNRTIDVKAIDKILDLGRGLLARPIELLDGIEEVLVTLKEHYRMVVATKGDLLDQERKLKNSGVEHHFHHIEIMSEKGTGDYQKLIKHLDIAPSQFLMIGNSLKSDILPVLEMGGHAIHIPYHTTWAHEHVEHHIEHENFRSVTHIKEILALLLP, from the coding sequence ATGGACCATATAAAAGTGATCGCCTTTGATGCGGATGATACCCTGTGGATCAATGAACCCTATTTCCGCGAAACGGAACTGGCTTTTGGACAATTGTTAGAAGAATTTTTACCGGCACATACTATAGCGCGGGAACTCCTGCAAACTGAGGTGAAGAACTTGCCGCTGTATGGCTATGGGATCAGAGGGTTTACCCTTTCCATGATTGAAACAGCCTTAAACGTTTCTAATCGTACCATCGATGTGAAGGCTATTGATAAGATCCTGGATCTGGGTCGTGGCTTGTTGGCCCGCCCTATAGAATTACTGGATGGAATAGAAGAAGTGCTGGTGACCCTAAAAGAACACTACCGCATGGTGGTGGCTACCAAGGGCGATCTGTTGGACCAGGAAAGGAAGTTGAAGAACTCGGGGGTGGAGCACCATTTTCACCATATTGAGATCATGTCTGAAAAAGGAACGGGCGACTATCAAAAACTGATCAAACATTTAGATATAGCACCCAGCCAGTTCCTGATGATTGGTAACTCACTAAAGTCTGATATATTACCTGTATTGGAAATGGGTGGGCATGCCATTCACATTCCTTATCACACCACCTGGGCGCATGAACATGTGGAGCATCATATTGAACATGAAAACTTCAGATCCGTAACCCACATTAAAGAAATCTTAGCCCTACTGCTTCCATGA
- a CDS encoding MarR family winged helix-turn-helix transcriptional regulator, whose translation MGIEKDIHQARFNTSRQKAMVNVLYSYGWLVERIKTILAAEDITHQQYNILRILRGSAPEPISTLQIRERMLDKMSDTSRIVDRLIIKGLVKKTVCVKDKRLVDVIITDKGQKLLKKLDQEAKNWDDIINLSESESEQLSHLLDKMRQAD comes from the coding sequence ATGGGAATTGAAAAAGACATACATCAAGCTAGATTTAACACCTCCCGGCAAAAAGCTATGGTCAATGTACTTTATAGCTATGGCTGGTTAGTAGAGCGTATCAAGACCATCCTTGCCGCAGAAGATATTACCCACCAACAATATAATATTCTGCGCATCTTGCGTGGCAGCGCCCCCGAACCAATTTCTACCCTGCAGATCCGCGAACGCATGCTGGATAAAATGAGCGACACCAGTCGCATTGTAGACCGACTGATAATAAAGGGCTTGGTAAAAAAAACCGTTTGCGTAAAAGACAAACGCTTAGTGGATGTTATCATTACAGACAAGGGGCAAAAGCTTTTAAAGAAACTAGATCAGGAAGCAAAGAACTGGGATGACATTATTAACCTTTCCGAAAGCGAATCAGAGCAACTTTCACATTTACTAGACAAGATGCGCCAAGCAGATTAA
- a CDS encoding glycoside hydrolase family 25 protein: MPPKRKKQSNYIGWFIFLTILAALAGMGYLFYLWQETRQERFITYKEFGIPIPVHYGIHGIDVSRYQQRISWKAVREMNVEGVQLGFAFIKATEGNGRVDPFFKRNWEKSKEAGIIRGAYHFFIPNRDGRTQAQNFIKTVELEQGDLPPVLDIEQLYGVSADNLRKELKEWVELLEEHYGVKPIIYTNADFYTRNLQGHFDDYPLWVAHYLQPHQPRITREWSFWQHSEKGSVNGITAKVDFNVFSGDSIQFRSLLVP; encoded by the coding sequence ATGCCGCCCAAACGAAAAAAGCAATCCAATTATATAGGCTGGTTTATTTTTCTGACCATCCTTGCCGCCCTGGCAGGTATGGGCTATCTCTTTTACTTATGGCAGGAAACCCGGCAGGAGCGGTTTATAACCTATAAAGAATTCGGTATTCCCATTCCTGTCCATTACGGCATTCATGGTATAGATGTATCACGCTACCAGCAGCGTATTTCCTGGAAAGCGGTAAGGGAAATGAATGTAGAAGGGGTGCAATTAGGCTTTGCCTTTATCAAAGCCACCGAGGGCAATGGGCGTGTGGATCCTTTTTTCAAACGCAATTGGGAAAAAAGCAAAGAGGCCGGTATTATTCGCGGAGCCTATCATTTCTTTATTCCTAACCGCGATGGCCGCACCCAGGCGCAGAACTTTATAAAAACGGTGGAGCTGGAACAAGGCGATCTGCCACCAGTATTGGATATTGAACAGCTATATGGTGTTTCTGCCGATAACCTGCGCAAGGAATTGAAAGAATGGGTAGAACTGTTGGAGGAGCATTATGGGGTAAAACCTATTATATATACCAATGCCGATTTCTATACTAGGAACTTACAGGGGCATTTTGATGACTACCCACTATGGGTGGCGCATTACCTGCAGCCGCACCAGCCGCGGATTACCCGTGAGTGGAGCTTCTGGCAGCATAGCGAAAAGGGTAGTGTAAATGGTATTACCGCTAAGGTGGACTTCAATGTATTTAGCGGCGACTCTATACAATTCAGATCTTTATTAGTACCTTAA
- a CDS encoding peroxiredoxin produces the protein MKNVTLSLGSKFPEFKKKAVVSIEKGKEFYDLTYEEIRNAGKWMVMFWWPKDFTFVCPTEIAEFNKAYQEFADRDAVLVGASTDSEFVHAAWRRDHEDLRNLQFPMLADTSKSLAEELGILEAEEKIAYRATFVVDPQGIVRWVSLYDLSVGRNVKEVLRVLDALQTDELCPCNWQKGEATLTA, from the coding sequence ATGAAAAATGTGACCCTATCTCTTGGATCAAAATTCCCAGAGTTTAAAAAGAAAGCGGTGGTGTCTATCGAGAAAGGAAAAGAGTTTTACGACCTTACCTATGAAGAGATCCGTAATGCTGGCAAATGGATGGTGATGTTCTGGTGGCCAAAGGATTTTACGTTTGTATGCCCTACTGAAATTGCTGAATTCAATAAAGCTTACCAGGAATTTGCTGACCGCGATGCAGTATTGGTTGGCGCTTCTACCGATAGCGAGTTTGTACACGCTGCATGGAGGAGAGATCATGAAGACCTGCGCAACCTGCAGTTCCCTATGTTAGCTGATACTTCTAAATCATTGGCTGAAGAACTGGGTATCCTGGAAGCAGAAGAGAAGATAGCTTACCGCGCTACTTTCGTTGTTGACCCTCAAGGTATTGTACGTTGGGTTTCTTTATACGACCTGAGCGTAGGCCGTAATGTAAAAGAAGTATTGCGCGTTCTGGACGCTTTACAAACCGACGAACTTTGCCCTTGCAACTGGCAGAAAGGCGAAGCGACGTTGACCGCTTAA
- a CDS encoding carboxymuconolactone decarboxylase family protein, producing MLFGQANTIDNAAALLKDLGIAESHLSANLKALAAVDARYLKDLKINISNALNAESLGKKDAYLLAFAIAVNEKNTVLQEAFQKEALTQGATDKELAEVISCTSLMNANNVYYRFRHFMEEEFYNNAQAGIRMSIMANPVLGKELFELISLTVSAVNGCQLCVTSHEKTLIGHGTDKQRIHDAVRLGAVVKSLAVML from the coding sequence ATGTTATTTGGACAAGCTAACACTATAGACAACGCAGCGGCCCTGTTGAAAGACCTGGGAATTGCCGAAAGCCATTTGTCTGCTAATCTCAAAGCATTGGCGGCAGTAGATGCACGCTACTTAAAAGATTTGAAGATCAATATTTCCAATGCCCTTAATGCCGAAAGCCTGGGCAAGAAAGACGCTTACCTGCTTGCTTTCGCCATTGCAGTAAACGAAAAGAACACTGTATTGCAGGAAGCATTTCAGAAAGAAGCCCTGACACAAGGTGCTACTGATAAAGAACTGGCCGAAGTGATCAGCTGTACCAGCCTGATGAATGCCAATAATGTGTATTATCGCTTTCGCCATTTTATGGAAGAAGAGTTTTACAACAATGCACAGGCAGGTATCCGCATGAGTATTATGGCTAACCCTGTTTTAGGAAAAGAATTGTTTGAGTTAATTAGCCTGACGGTAAGTGCCGTAAATGGTTGCCAGCTTTGTGTAACCTCTCACGAGAAAACACTGATAGGACATGGCACGGATAAACAACGCATTCATGATGCAGTACGTTTAGGTGCTGTAGTGAAAAGTCTAGCCGTAATGCTGTAA
- a CDS encoding Fur family transcriptional regulator translates to MNALEVKIADVLRRNHLSVTDSRKKILSLFLQHKDALTHGDIEKKAGEKFDRVTIYRTLQTFVEKGIIHSIPTSDNAVRYALCKDCTEGHHHDDHVHFMCDNCNATICLDNVVSPKMELPAGYVANDVQVVIHGICKECSEN, encoded by the coding sequence ATGAATGCACTGGAAGTAAAAATTGCCGATGTCTTACGCCGAAACCATTTAAGCGTTACCGATAGCAGAAAGAAGATTCTTTCCTTGTTCCTGCAACATAAAGACGCGCTGACACACGGCGATATCGAAAAGAAAGCCGGTGAAAAGTTTGACAGGGTCACTATTTACCGTACACTGCAAACCTTTGTGGAAAAGGGTATCATTCATTCTATTCCTACATCCGATAACGCGGTTCGCTATGCTCTGTGTAAAGACTGCACAGAGGGCCACCACCACGATGACCATGTGCATTTTATGTGCGACAACTGCAATGCCACCATCTGCCTGGATAACGTGGTTTCCCCTAAAATGGAACTTCCTGCCGGTTATGTAGCCAATGATGTACAGGTGGTCATCCATGGCATATGTAAGGAGTGTTCAGAGAACTAG
- a CDS encoding radical SAM/SPASM domain-containing protein → MGQFNWNDSVNFLSKLTARRLLNMVKVYSSYQLSKWTKKSVQWGMPISISFEPTTSCNLRCPECPSGLRAFSRPTGMLRKDFFRETIDQLEKDLAYLVFYFQGEPYLNPEFLNMVQYAASKKIYTATSTNAHYLTDANAKKTVESGLDRLIISIDGTTQDTYQQYRVGGKLDKVLEGARNMVKWKKELKSKTPFIIFQFLVVRHNEHQIEEVKQLAEEIGVDDVWLKTAQVYDYETDPNGLIPTNNKYSRYKKGKDGKMQFKGNNQNHCWRLWHDPVITWDGAVVPCCFDKDAQHKLGSLQQQSFKELWRSGVYNQFRHQVLESRQNIDICANCSEGVKVWG, encoded by the coding sequence GTGGGGCAATTTAACTGGAACGATAGCGTCAATTTTTTATCCAAGCTTACAGCGCGGCGCCTGCTGAACATGGTAAAAGTGTATAGCAGCTATCAGCTAAGTAAGTGGACAAAGAAAAGCGTGCAATGGGGTATGCCCATTTCTATCTCCTTTGAGCCAACCACCTCTTGCAACCTCCGGTGTCCAGAGTGTCCCAGCGGCCTGCGGGCTTTTTCACGGCCTACCGGTATGCTACGCAAAGACTTTTTCCGAGAAACCATTGACCAACTGGAAAAAGACCTGGCCTACCTGGTGTTTTATTTCCAGGGCGAGCCCTACCTGAATCCCGAGTTTTTGAATATGGTGCAGTATGCTGCATCTAAAAAGATCTATACGGCTACATCTACCAACGCACACTACCTAACCGACGCCAATGCTAAAAAAACGGTAGAAAGTGGACTAGACCGCCTGATCATCTCTATCGACGGCACGACCCAGGACACTTATCAGCAATACCGTGTAGGCGGCAAGCTAGACAAAGTGTTAGAGGGTGCCCGCAATATGGTAAAGTGGAAGAAAGAGCTAAAAAGCAAAACCCCCTTTATTATTTTCCAGTTCCTGGTCGTACGTCATAATGAACACCAGATTGAAGAGGTGAAACAACTCGCTGAAGAAATAGGAGTAGATGATGTGTGGCTGAAGACCGCTCAAGTCTACGACTATGAAACCGATCCTAACGGCCTGATTCCTACAAATAATAAATACAGCCGCTATAAGAAAGGGAAAGACGGCAAAATGCAGTTTAAAGGCAATAACCAAAATCACTGCTGGCGTCTATGGCACGACCCGGTCATTACCTGGGATGGGGCTGTAGTACCTTGTTGTTTTGATAAAGACGCCCAGCATAAACTAGGCAGCCTGCAGCAACAGTCATTTAAAGAACTGTGGCGAAGTGGTGTCTACAACCAGTTTCGGCACCAGGTGTTGGAAAGCCGCCAGAATATTGATATCTGCGCCAATTGTTCCGAAGGCGTAAAAGTGTGGGGCTAA
- a CDS encoding glycoside hydrolase family 10 protein has protein sequence MLRKTLTSLILAFSFFIAAAQPQYEFRGVWIASVENIDWPLPKQYNPEDQKKEFIRQLDMHKRNGMNAVIVQIRPSADAFYPSPYEPWSQWLTGVQGKPPAPYWDPLQFMIEEAHKRGFEFHAWLNPYRANSSIGKASIAQSHITRLHPEWFLEYGGKLYFDPGNKQAQHWVNDVVRDIVSRYDVDAIHMDDYFYPYRIAGKEFPDSKTYAQYGNGLSKGDWRRSNTDSIILTLSKTIKEVKPWVKFGISPFGVWRNQSQDPMGSPTQGGQTNYDDLYADILLWTRNGWIDYVIPQLYWEMGHPKVGFETLIDWWSQHAYGRHMYIGHGIYRAMEKSSKAWHNPNQLPQQLQLLRQTPNVQGSAYFSSRSFYSNPNGWNDSLQNNYYRTPALIPPMEWLPAKPGTTTAAASTN, from the coding sequence ATGTTACGAAAAACGCTTACGTCCCTGATTCTTGCTTTTTCCTTTTTTATAGCAGCCGCCCAGCCTCAATATGAGTTTCGTGGTGTTTGGATTGCTTCTGTTGAAAATATTGACTGGCCTTTGCCTAAGCAATACAATCCGGAAGACCAGAAAAAAGAATTTATTCGCCAGCTGGACATGCACAAGCGCAATGGCATGAATGCCGTGATTGTGCAGATTCGTCCTTCTGCAGATGCTTTTTACCCCTCGCCTTACGAGCCATGGAGTCAATGGCTTACAGGCGTACAAGGCAAACCACCAGCTCCTTACTGGGATCCCCTGCAGTTTATGATTGAGGAAGCGCATAAGCGTGGCTTTGAGTTTCATGCCTGGTTGAATCCTTACCGTGCCAATTCGAGTATTGGCAAGGCGTCCATTGCCCAATCGCACATTACCCGCCTGCACCCTGAGTGGTTCCTGGAATACGGTGGCAAACTGTATTTCGATCCAGGTAATAAGCAAGCACAACATTGGGTGAACGACGTAGTTCGTGATATTGTAAGCCGATACGATGTAGATGCCATCCATATGGACGACTATTTTTACCCTTACCGCATTGCAGGCAAAGAGTTTCCAGACAGTAAGACATACGCCCAATATGGCAATGGCTTAAGCAAAGGCGACTGGCGCCGCAGCAATACAGACTCTATTATCCTTACATTAAGTAAGACCATTAAAGAAGTAAAGCCTTGGGTTAAGTTTGGCATTTCGCCGTTTGGCGTATGGCGCAACCAAAGCCAGGATCCAATGGGTAGTCCTACGCAAGGCGGTCAAACCAATTACGACGACCTGTATGCCGACATCTTACTATGGACACGCAATGGCTGGATCGATTATGTGATCCCACAATTGTATTGGGAGATGGGGCACCCGAAAGTAGGATTTGAAACCTTGATCGACTGGTGGAGCCAGCATGCTTATGGTCGCCATATGTATATTGGCCACGGCATTTACCGCGCCATGGAGAAGAGTAGTAAGGCCTGGCACAATCCTAACCAACTGCCTCAGCAACTGCAGTTACTGCGCCAGACACCTAACGTGCAGGGCAGCGCGTATTTCAGTAGCCGCAGCTTTTACAGCAATCCAAACGGTTGGAACGATTCATTGCAGAATAATTACTACCGCACGCCGGCACTAATTCCACCAATGGAATGGCTACCTGCCAAACCTGGTACAACAACTGCTGCCGCAAGCACTAATTGA
- a CDS encoding glycine zipper domain-containing protein has translation MKFYSLLFSAAVLATACNSKPDAASTTATPTVDTGMVIVGPEIAADSQQLNNTPSAEAKETAPPSKSTHKSAGSNPTSSHQSSAGNAGNSASAPADGAASTGTENSTAKKGWSKTAKGAVIGGVTGAAAGAVINKKNRGVGAVVGGVTGAAAGAVIGNQMDKKDGRH, from the coding sequence ATGAAATTCTATTCCCTTCTCTTTAGCGCTGCTGTTTTAGCAACAGCTTGTAACAGTAAGCCAGATGCAGCTAGCACTACCGCAACACCAACAGTAGATACTGGAATGGTAATCGTAGGGCCCGAGATAGCTGCAGATTCGCAACAATTGAACAACACGCCTTCTGCTGAAGCAAAGGAAACTGCCCCTCCTAGCAAATCGACACATAAGTCGGCTGGCAGCAATCCTACCAGCAGCCACCAGTCTTCAGCTGGCAACGCAGGCAACTCAGCTTCTGCTCCTGCAGATGGTGCTGCATCAACAGGAACTGAAAACTCAACCGCTAAAAAAGGCTGGAGCAAAACGGCGAAAGGTGCTGTAATTGGTGGTGTAACAGGTGCCGCTGCTGGTGCCGTGATCAACAAAAAGAACCGTGGTGTTGGTGCAGTGGTTGGCGGCGTTACTGGTGCTGCTGCCGGTGCGGTGATTGGCAACCAAATGGATAAAAAAGACGGACGTCATTAA
- a CDS encoding endonuclease/exonuclease/phosphatase family protein: protein MKIITWNCNMAFRKKADIILMHQPDILVVPECEHPDKLRFNGDTPKPTDTLWFGHNQNKGLGIFSYGHFRFKVLDVHNDNLKMIIPITVSGGQFDFTLFAIWANNPGDPDGAYVTQVWKAIHHYDTSITSKQTILIGDFNSNTIWDKPRREGNHSAVVKRLEEKGIYSVYHKHFNQTQGKEQHPTWYMYRHHDKPYHLDYCFVSIDMLECLKSVEVGNYEFWTKYSDHVPVIVTFDVLPD from the coding sequence ATGAAAATCATTACCTGGAACTGCAATATGGCATTCAGAAAAAAGGCTGACATCATTCTGATGCACCAACCAGATATTCTGGTGGTTCCAGAATGTGAGCATCCGGACAAATTGCGTTTCAATGGTGACACACCAAAGCCAACAGATACCTTATGGTTTGGGCACAATCAGAATAAAGGGCTTGGCATTTTTTCTTACGGCCACTTTCGGTTTAAGGTTTTAGATGTTCACAATGACAACTTGAAAATGATTATTCCTATAACTGTCTCAGGTGGGCAATTTGATTTTACGCTTTTTGCTATTTGGGCCAATAATCCAGGAGATCCAGACGGAGCCTATGTAACGCAGGTTTGGAAAGCCATCCACCATTACGACACTTCCATTACAAGTAAACAGACAATATTAATTGGTGACTTCAATAGCAATACCATTTGGGATAAACCCAGGAGGGAAGGCAATCATTCTGCCGTTGTAAAGCGTTTAGAAGAGAAAGGAATCTATAGCGTTTATCACAAACATTTTAATCAAACACAAGGCAAAGAGCAACATCCCACATGGTACATGTACAGACATCATGACAAGCCTTACCATCTTGACTATTGTTTTGTATCTATTGATATGCTTGAATGCTTGAAATCAGTTGAAGTTGGTAATTATGAATTCTGGACGAAGTATAGTGACCATGTTCCTGTTATAGTTACGTTTGATGTTCTTCCAGATTAA